Proteins from a single region of Sneathiella aquimaris:
- the sciP gene encoding CtrA inhibitor SciP produces MQSQTDIKISQIIGLDGKPMTIEDLPPKNTKRWVIRRKAEVVAAVRGGLISLDDACNRYKLSVEEFLSWQKAIDKHGLPGLRTTRLQQYRPPGFPVVGD; encoded by the coding sequence ATGCAGTCCCAAACTGACATAAAAATTAGCCAGATCATTGGATTGGACGGAAAGCCCATGACAATAGAGGATCTGCCACCAAAGAACACGAAGAGGTGGGTCATTCGTCGTAAAGCAGAGGTCGTGGCCGCTGTTCGAGGCGGCCTGATCAGCCTGGATGATGCGTGTAATCGGTACAAACTATCGGTTGAGGAATTCTTATCCTGGCAGAAAGCTATTGATAAGCACGGCCTCCCCGGTTTACGGACAACCCGTTTACAGCAATACCGTCCCCCCGGTTTTCCGGTCGTCGGCGATTAA
- the fliF gene encoding flagellar basal-body MS-ring/collar protein FliF has product MNGLNQLLQSLGTVRIAILAGVAVGLLALIMFMATRISSTNYELLYGNLEAEDSGAIVSKLEELNIPYELSNNGRSILIPSDQVSRIRLQMAQDGVPNGGSVGYEIFDSSDTFGTTNFVQNVNLIRALEGELSRTIRAMKNVSAARVHLVLPKREVFSREKREASASIALKLKGRLMEEQVTAIQYLVAAAVPTLNTNRISIVDDRGNLLARGDGKDTPGNGMGSQTDYLRITHESRLKDQIESLLERSLGKGNVRAEVSAVINFDQRTVQSETYNPDGQVVRSTQVVEETSSANEGEGGNDGTVTVANNLPEADAGNGGGTTSQNSASRTEETVNYEISKTVTTEVREAGLIQRLTVAVLVNGRAVVDADGNTTYEPLDNDALEQVSALVKSAIGFNEERGDVVEVVNMPFVQIPTEVIEGDPAEEEIFMGLNKKDLFKMGEMAVLAIVAVLALLLVVRPLLNRALNIDSTADPLIGADGSMGALAGALPGGGTAALPGGGGVDGGNVLTGPDGEAGLQSETLTELDEMIDMAKVEGQVKTSALKKVGEIIEKHPDEAVTIVRSWLYQDN; this is encoded by the coding sequence GTGAACGGTTTAAACCAATTACTCCAAAGCCTCGGAACAGTGCGAATAGCGATACTTGCAGGTGTCGCTGTTGGTTTACTCGCATTGATAATGTTCATGGCAACCAGAATCAGCAGCACAAATTACGAATTATTATATGGGAATTTGGAAGCTGAAGATTCAGGCGCGATTGTCAGTAAGCTTGAAGAATTGAATATTCCCTACGAATTAAGCAATAATGGCCGAAGCATTTTAATTCCGTCGGATCAGGTTTCTCGTATTCGCCTGCAGATGGCACAGGATGGTGTTCCAAACGGTGGCTCGGTCGGATACGAGATCTTTGACAGTTCAGATACCTTCGGCACGACTAACTTTGTCCAAAATGTTAATCTCATTCGCGCTTTGGAAGGCGAATTGAGCCGGACCATTCGTGCCATGAAAAATGTCTCTGCTGCACGTGTACACCTGGTTTTGCCTAAAAGAGAAGTCTTTAGCCGCGAAAAACGCGAAGCATCCGCCTCAATCGCCCTAAAGCTAAAAGGTCGTTTGATGGAAGAACAGGTTACTGCCATCCAGTATCTGGTTGCAGCGGCTGTCCCAACGCTGAACACCAACCGAATTTCAATCGTTGATGATCGCGGAAATCTGCTGGCGCGTGGCGATGGCAAAGATACCCCCGGCAATGGTATGGGCAGTCAGACTGATTATTTACGCATTACCCATGAAAGCCGCTTGAAAGACCAGATTGAATCACTTCTTGAGCGGTCTCTTGGTAAAGGCAACGTGCGCGCTGAAGTAAGCGCCGTCATTAACTTTGATCAAAGAACAGTTCAGTCTGAAACCTATAACCCTGATGGACAGGTTGTTCGCTCGACACAGGTCGTCGAAGAAACCAGCTCTGCAAATGAAGGGGAAGGCGGAAATGATGGTACCGTAACGGTTGCCAACAATCTTCCAGAAGCAGACGCTGGAAATGGCGGCGGGACGACCAGCCAGAATTCAGCCAGCAGAACAGAAGAAACCGTCAATTACGAAATTTCCAAGACCGTAACGACCGAGGTTCGTGAAGCCGGCCTCATTCAGCGGCTTACCGTGGCTGTTTTGGTGAACGGGCGTGCCGTTGTCGATGCTGACGGCAATACGACTTATGAGCCATTGGATAATGATGCGCTTGAACAGGTTTCCGCGTTGGTCAAATCCGCAATCGGGTTTAATGAAGAACGCGGTGACGTGGTGGAAGTGGTCAATATGCCCTTTGTGCAGATCCCAACCGAAGTTATTGAAGGCGACCCGGCGGAAGAAGAAATCTTCATGGGCTTGAACAAAAAAGACCTGTTCAAAATGGGGGAAATGGCTGTTCTCGCGATCGTCGCAGTCCTTGCATTGTTGCTGGTTGTTCGCCCTCTTCTAAATCGCGCCTTGAATATCGACAGTACAGCAGACCCCCTTATTGGCGCTGACGGTTCAATGGGAGCCCTAGCCGGTGCGCTTCCAGGTGGTGGAACCGCTGCCCTCCCGGGAGGTGGTGGCGTTGATGGCGGCAATGTGCTCACTGGACCCGACGGCGAAGCTGGCCTGCAGTCGGAAACACTGACAGAGCTCGACGAAATGATCGACATGGCCAAGGTCGAAGGTCAGGTAAAAACATCAGCCCTTAAAAAGGTCGGTGAAATCATTGAAAAACACCCAGATGAAGCGGTCACGATTGTTCGTAGCTGGCTTTACCAAGACAATTAA
- the fliG gene encoding flagellar motor switch protein FliG: MAISDIKQLSGPDKAAVLMLALGEEHSATIWNRLDDEEIKEISQAMSSLGTVPAEVMEALFMEFAGSISSTGNLIGNYEATERLLLKSLPSDQVEGIMEEIRGPAGRTMWDKLANVNEAVLANYLKNEYPQTVAVVMSKINPDHAAKVLATLPEDFSLEVVNRMLQMESVQKEVLDKIEDTLRSEFMSNLAKTSKADSHEMMADIFNNFDRNTEGRFIAALEERNRDSAEKIKALMFTFEDLLKLDPAGVQTLLRNADKDRLGICLKGASDAVRDLFFTNMSERAAKILREDMEAMGPVRLKDVDEAQMEIVSVAKDLADKGEIMLADSGGDDELVY, encoded by the coding sequence ATGGCTATCTCAGATATTAAACAACTTTCAGGTCCCGATAAAGCCGCCGTCCTCATGCTGGCGCTTGGTGAAGAGCATTCTGCAACCATCTGGAACCGTTTGGACGACGAGGAAATCAAAGAAATTTCACAGGCAATGTCTTCATTAGGTACGGTTCCAGCTGAAGTTATGGAAGCCCTGTTTATGGAATTTGCGGGCAGCATCTCGTCAACCGGTAACCTGATCGGTAACTATGAAGCCACCGAGCGTCTTCTGCTTAAGTCGTTACCAAGTGACCAGGTCGAAGGCATCATGGAGGAAATCCGTGGACCAGCCGGCCGAACCATGTGGGACAAACTGGCGAATGTGAACGAAGCCGTCCTCGCCAACTATTTGAAAAACGAATATCCGCAAACTGTTGCTGTGGTCATGAGCAAAATTAATCCAGATCACGCGGCCAAGGTTCTCGCAACACTGCCCGAGGACTTTTCGTTGGAAGTGGTCAACCGGATGCTTCAGATGGAGTCTGTACAAAAAGAGGTTCTTGATAAAATTGAAGACACCTTACGCAGTGAATTCATGAGCAACCTTGCGAAGACCAGCAAAGCCGACAGCCATGAGATGATGGCCGATATTTTTAATAACTTTGACCGAAACACGGAAGGCCGCTTCATTGCCGCCCTGGAAGAGAGAAACAGAGATAGCGCCGAAAAAATCAAGGCGCTGATGTTCACCTTCGAGGATCTGTTGAAACTGGATCCTGCTGGTGTTCAAACACTGCTTAGAAATGCCGATAAAGACCGTCTTGGCATTTGCCTGAAAGGTGCCTCTGATGCAGTAAGGGATCTATTTTTTACCAATATGTCTGAACGCGCGGCAAAAATCCTGCGCGAAGATATGGAAGCCATGGGCCCTGTTCGCCTGAAAGACGTAGATGAAGCACAGATGGAAATTGTCTCTGTCGCAAAGGATTTGGCAGATAAAGGTGAAATCATGCTTGCCGATAGTGGCGGTGATGATGAGCTGGTTTATTAA
- a CDS encoding FliH/SctL family protein produces the protein MSSNSKFLFDTEFGTASIPSKKTETEPEAPPLLYTEEDKQALCLEAQQAGFAEGQAQALNGVEAAITQVLENMNQQLQQLSQQHTGQLENMRCEAASMAYAIADKLAPALISLHPEKEVMKMIENCLIDLHDEPRIVVRASEPVCNALSERVETLTQATGFQGNVILLPDDTKQNADCRVEWADGGVEKNLDDTREKISEIVDRFVRSGGNTN, from the coding sequence ATGAGTAGCAACTCCAAATTTCTGTTCGATACTGAGTTCGGGACGGCTTCAATTCCTTCGAAGAAGACGGAAACGGAACCGGAAGCGCCGCCCTTATTGTACACCGAAGAAGATAAACAGGCATTGTGCCTGGAAGCACAGCAAGCCGGATTTGCCGAAGGTCAGGCTCAGGCCTTGAACGGTGTTGAGGCCGCGATTACGCAAGTGCTGGAGAATATGAACCAGCAGTTGCAGCAATTAAGCCAACAGCATACTGGACAGCTGGAAAATATGAGATGCGAAGCCGCAAGCATGGCCTATGCCATCGCTGACAAGCTAGCACCGGCCTTGATCAGTCTTCATCCTGAAAAAGAAGTAATGAAGATGATCGAAAACTGTTTGATCGATTTACACGACGAGCCGCGGATCGTTGTCCGCGCCAGTGAGCCTGTTTGTAATGCCCTATCCGAAAGAGTAGAGACACTCACTCAGGCAACCGGGTTTCAAGGCAACGTTATTTTGCTTCCCGATGATACCAAACAAAATGCGGATTGCCGTGTTGAATGGGCCGACGGCGGCGTGGAAAAGAACCTGGACGACACCCGGGAAAAAATCAGTGAAATTGTTGACCGGTTTGTTCGGTCTGGCGGCAACACCAATTAG
- the fliN gene encoding flagellar motor switch protein FliN: MDMPSDDSEISRTAADLEAVFDIPVHVSAVLGKSRMQVSQLLKLGRGAVVELDRKVGEAIDIYVNNRLVARGEVVVVEDRLGVTMTEIIKSDRR, encoded by the coding sequence ATGGACATGCCATCAGATGATTCAGAAATTTCAAGGACAGCCGCCGATCTGGAAGCCGTGTTCGATATCCCCGTTCATGTATCGGCCGTTCTGGGCAAATCACGCATGCAGGTCAGTCAGCTTTTAAAGCTTGGCCGTGGCGCGGTAGTAGAGCTAGACCGCAAAGTCGGTGAAGCGATTGATATATACGTTAATAATAGATTGGTTGCCCGTGGTGAGGTTGTTGTGGTTGAGGATCGCCTTGGTGTCACGATGACCGAAATCATCAAATCGGACCGCCGATAG
- a CDS encoding motility protein A: MNLDFATLFGLFGGFAVVTAAVIVGGSMTAFYNLPSVLIVIGGTFLVTMMSFSILEVLRSQKLIFRTLLTANRKANDIAVNMLELAEQCRGKGVLHLQNHLQSVSTESFQHKALQLVVDGLPAEEVNRILMNDLNGMMARHSSSAGILHRAAEVAPAMGLIGTLVGLVQMLSNLNDPSAIGPAMAVALLTTFYGAVLANMFFSPLATKLERNSAEEVLMNRIYIAGATSIGRQENPRRLEMVLNTLLPPEERVQFYK, encoded by the coding sequence ATGAATCTTGATTTCGCAACACTCTTTGGACTTTTTGGCGGCTTCGCTGTTGTTACAGCGGCTGTTATTGTCGGGGGCTCTATGACAGCCTTCTACAATCTGCCCTCTGTCCTCATCGTTATCGGGGGAACCTTTCTGGTTACGATGATGAGTTTTTCAATTCTGGAAGTTCTGAGATCGCAAAAACTGATTTTCAGAACTCTTCTGACTGCAAACCGAAAAGCAAATGACATTGCGGTCAATATGCTTGAGCTTGCTGAGCAGTGCCGGGGCAAAGGCGTCCTGCACCTGCAAAACCATTTGCAGTCTGTGAGCACGGAAAGCTTTCAGCATAAAGCCCTTCAACTGGTCGTCGACGGATTGCCTGCAGAAGAAGTAAACCGTATCCTGATGAACGATTTAAACGGCATGATGGCCAGGCACTCGTCGTCTGCGGGGATCCTGCACAGAGCCGCAGAAGTGGCGCCTGCAATGGGATTGATCGGCACATTGGTCGGCCTGGTTCAAATGTTGAGCAATCTGAACGACCCGTCGGCGATTGGCCCGGCGATGGCTGTTGCGCTATTAACGACATTCTACGGGGCTGTGTTGGCAAATATGTTTTTCAGCCCACTCGCCACCAAGCTGGAGCGGAATTCCGCTGAAGAAGTTCTAATGAACCGTATCTATATCGCTGGGGCGACGTCTATTGGACGTCAAGAAAACCCACGCCGCCTCGAAATGGTACTTAACACATTGCTGCCGCCTGAAGAACGCGTGCAGTTTTATAAATAA
- the flbD gene encoding sigma-54-dependent transcriptional regulator FlbD has protein sequence MRLLIIGSLNGQIGAASQIAMSRGAKVSQVDDIEMALSSLRSGKGADMAMIDVNLAISHLVESLINERINLPIIACGVNTEATAAANAIRAGAKEFLPLPPDPELIAAVLEAVAEESSQLVFSDPAMAEVVKLADQIAPSAASVLINGETGTGKEVMASYLHSKSNRADKPFVCVNCAAIPENLLESELFGHEKGAFTGAIARRIGKFEEANGGTLLLDEISEMDISLQAKLLRAIQERVIDRVGGTKPVPVDIRILATSNRNLAEAVQEKTFREDLLFRLNVVTLKIPPLRQRPSDVVTLSKHFVKKYSEMNGIELREISDAAMAKLKKNPWQGNVRELENSIHRAVLLATGPDIGPEAILMPDGSDIPSSAMSSTPSVTSASGSAGSPEGQGSEAALVGRTVADVEKDLILNTLEHCLGNRTHAANILGISIRTLRNKLKLYSGEGTPVPQAGTAQRALY, from the coding sequence ATGCGTTTGCTTATAATTGGATCACTAAACGGTCAAATCGGTGCTGCTAGTCAGATTGCAATGTCACGCGGGGCAAAGGTAAGCCAGGTGGACGATATTGAAATGGCATTATCATCCCTGCGTTCTGGTAAAGGGGCCGATATGGCAATGATTGACGTCAATCTTGCGATCAGTCATCTTGTCGAAAGCCTGATCAATGAGCGGATCAATCTTCCTATCATTGCCTGCGGGGTCAATACAGAAGCCACTGCAGCCGCCAATGCAATTCGGGCCGGCGCAAAAGAGTTTCTTCCCCTGCCCCCAGATCCAGAACTGATTGCCGCCGTCCTTGAAGCCGTCGCGGAAGAAAGTTCTCAGCTTGTCTTCAGTGACCCGGCAATGGCCGAAGTTGTCAAGTTAGCCGATCAAATTGCCCCGTCAGCGGCTTCCGTTCTCATCAATGGAGAAACCGGAACCGGTAAAGAGGTTATGGCGAGCTACCTGCATTCGAAAAGCAACCGCGCGGACAAACCTTTTGTCTGTGTGAACTGTGCTGCTATTCCAGAGAACCTGCTTGAGTCAGAATTATTTGGCCATGAAAAAGGGGCTTTTACCGGCGCGATCGCTCGGCGCATTGGTAAATTTGAAGAGGCCAATGGCGGCACGCTTCTTCTCGATGAGATCAGCGAAATGGACATTTCGCTCCAGGCCAAATTGCTACGGGCTATTCAGGAACGCGTGATTGATCGTGTCGGCGGCACTAAGCCGGTCCCTGTTGATATTCGCATTCTCGCAACGTCAAACCGCAATCTGGCGGAAGCCGTGCAGGAAAAAACGTTCCGCGAAGATCTTTTGTTCCGCCTTAATGTGGTGACCCTTAAAATTCCACCGTTGCGCCAACGGCCTTCTGATGTCGTAACGCTGTCCAAACATTTCGTGAAAAAATATTCCGAAATGAACGGTATTGAATTACGGGAAATAAGTGACGCCGCTATGGCCAAACTGAAAAAGAATCCGTGGCAGGGCAATGTCCGGGAGCTGGAAAACAGCATTCACCGCGCCGTTCTATTGGCAACCGGTCCGGATATCGGCCCGGAAGCAATCTTAATGCCTGACGGCAGTGACATCCCCTCTTCTGCGATGAGCAGCACTCCTTCCGTCACCTCGGCGAGCGGATCTGCTGGCTCTCCTGAGGGTCAGGGCTCTGAGGCAGCGCTGGTCGGCCGAACCGTCGCGGATGTGGAAAAGGACTTAATTCTGAATACACTCGAGCATTGCCTTGGAAACCGGACACATGCGGCTAATATTCTTGGCATCTCCATTCGGACGTTGCGCAATAAATTGAAATTGTATTCCGGTGAAGGAACCCCTGTTCCTCAAGCGGGAACTGCCCAGCGGGCACTCTATTAA